A window of Candidatus Deferrimicrobiaceae bacterium contains these coding sequences:
- a CDS encoding cyclic nucleotide-binding domain-containing protein, which produces GKEVRLAELGEGDFFGEMALFEKDVRSATVRPLGEVRVLTVDKKMFLRKIHDDPSLAFMIMKRMSRRIRELDEALMRITSERPAV; this is translated from the coding sequence TGGGAAGGAGGTCCGCCTCGCCGAGCTGGGCGAAGGGGACTTCTTCGGGGAGATGGCGCTCTTCGAGAAGGATGTACGTTCCGCCACCGTCCGTCCGCTGGGAGAGGTGCGGGTGCTCACCGTGGACAAGAAGATGTTCCTCCGGAAGATCCACGATGACCCGTCTCTCGCGTTCATGATCATGAAACGGATGTCTCGCCGGATACGGGAACTGGACGAGGCGTTGATGAGGATCACGTCGGAAAGGCCGGCGGTCTGA
- a CDS encoding 3',5'-cyclic-nucleotide phosphodiesterase, with protein sequence MRIKVLGASGSEVPGHNCPAFLVDRTFLLDAGTIGLSLNIREEDSLRQILLTHAHFDHIKGIPFLLDNLVIRNTGNTITVMSGKEVIDDLQKNIFNDRIWPDFTRIPSSERPVLKYRPLSPSHPVDLNGYKVFLQKVHHTVPAYGYVIEKGDGKAFAYTGDTGPTDLFWREMSDHDVQCLIVEVSFPNRLEELSLKSGHLTAALLEKEIAKMSPCPPRIFVMHVKPQYLGEIEKEVHALRHNSVELMKEGEIITI encoded by the coding sequence TTGAGAATCAAGGTGCTCGGCGCATCCGGATCCGAAGTCCCGGGCCACAACTGCCCGGCATTCCTCGTCGACAGGACGTTTCTCCTCGACGCGGGAACGATCGGTCTCTCCCTGAACATCCGGGAAGAAGACAGCTTGCGGCAGATTCTCCTCACCCATGCCCATTTCGACCACATCAAGGGGATCCCGTTCCTGCTCGACAACCTGGTCATCCGGAACACGGGGAACACCATCACGGTGATGAGCGGGAAGGAGGTCATCGACGACCTGCAGAAAAACATTTTCAACGACAGGATCTGGCCGGATTTCACCAGAATTCCGTCTTCCGAACGACCCGTTCTAAAATACCGGCCCTTGAGCCCCTCGCACCCGGTGGACCTGAACGGGTACAAAGTGTTCCTGCAAAAGGTCCACCACACCGTGCCCGCCTACGGGTACGTCATCGAGAAGGGGGACGGAAAGGCGTTTGCCTATACGGGGGATACGGGGCCCACCGATCTCTTCTGGCGGGAGATGTCGGACCACGACGTGCAGTGCCTCATCGTGGAGGTTTCGTTTCCCAACCGGCTGGAGGAACTTTCCCTGAAATCGGGGCACCTCACGGCGGCCCTGCTGGAAAAAGAGATCGCGAAGATGTCCCCCTGCCCGCCACGGATTTTCGTGATGCACGTGAAGCCGCAGTATCTGGGGGAAATCGAGAAGGAGGTCCACGCGCTGCGGCACAACAGCGTGGAACTGATGAAAGAGGGAGAGATTATAACGATTTAG